The Culex quinquefasciatus strain JHB chromosome 2, VPISU_Cqui_1.0_pri_paternal, whole genome shotgun sequence genome contains the following window.
TGACCAGCAGGCTACTCTTGCGCAGATCCGGTCCCAAAGCCACAGCCACGAAATTCACTACCCTGACCACCACCGCAAACGAATCATTTTGGAAAACGCTACCTTAAAATGGACCAAATCCTCCCGGACACTCCAATTCTACTTGTTCCGTTCCTTGACCTCGGTCAACGATATCGACTGCGCGTTCGGCGATTCTGATAATGGAATTTGATTGAGCTGGAAAAggataactttaatttttttggcacatttgtttttgttttgagcaCTTTGGGTTCTTCGATACTTACGATTGTCGGTTCTTTGATGTGAATATTTGTGGTTGTGCAAGAATCCGCTGCAAATCATCCCGCACTTTTACACTAAAAGTAGCCCTGCGGGGAATCGACGGTGGCCTTGGCCGGTGGTGACGGTAATTCATGGTCCAGTTGATAGTCCTCTTCACAGCCGTTCCGGGCCGGCTGGGATCAAGCGATgacttgttttgtttgtttacttcAAAATTTGCGGGATTTGCGCAAGCAGCTGATTCTGACAGCTTGCGTAACGCACTGGCTGCGGCGGGCAAGACAGAGAAGAGCGCCGGCAACATGATGTTTTCGATATCGGAagcattttgtttcaaatgcgGAAGCATTTTTCTCAATATCGAAAACATTTTCGATGATTTCGCAAACAATCAATGTTTCCGATTTCATCACATTATTTTTTCGGATCCGCCggccggattttgttccgtgaaggccaatacgaacctttcaagaaatattatatgtGGTTTGATGTGACaaaaattgccatcattttttttcttataaaatgcgcgcgctcctgggcaccgggcatttccgcttgaccgcgttcggggaaatggcattcagggaaatgacattcagggaaatgactattcagggatatgactaatcgggtaagtggcattcgggattgtgacctattcgggaaaatgactttcggggatgtggacgattaggggaaatgggaaattcgggtaaatggaattcggggaaatgactattaggggaagtgtcttttcgggaaagtggcattcggggaaatgtcccttcggtaatatgggtttcggggaaatgtcatagattcgccATATTGAATCTAAGCCTTTCTGTATTGGTAACAGTGTTTTAATGAACAAGGATgtttatagcacattttgaagggcttcaaaagacctttcgaatgcatctaagagagtaggAAATGATCAAGTTTtaaggaaatgcgagcaattttaagattttttttatgttttttggtcctcaaacttcaatgcccgtttgacccccacttccctttgtcttaGAGGggtcatatttggcatgagttcatctcatgtataggcgaacaaatgctgaaagtttcatccaaatcggagaacCTCGATACGACCCGTTCCACATTGGCGAAAAAAtcgctcataaaatttagagtCGCAGACTTGTTTGAGAAAGGTACTGTTTACGAGATGACCAAGAGCGTTGTTCTGAAAGGttcatttaaacaaaaaaagtttaccCATCAGAAACCGATCCCAATACCTTAGCCATATTGAATCTAAGCCTTTCTGTATTGGTAACAGTGTTTTaatggcatgagttcatctaatgtatagaggagaaaagcaactcgcgacaaaattttgaggctaggaattttgacagacatgattttcataaagtattcgcctccttttctctcccacagaaaacctgggaacgaggtagctgtcaaactaggccaaaatgttaaagtcactcacaaaatgaactttgagtgatttgagttcatttctgacgtcacgattttcttctCTTATATATCAAACAAAAGCTGAAAGTTTCATTCagatcggagcacctcgatacgacccgTTCCACATTGGCGAAAAACTTGCTCTTAAAATTAAGAGTTTCGGTATAATAAACTCTGAATTGAGTTTGAATACGCATATTTCATCGCTCACCTCTTGACGATGTCGTTGTTCTCCTCGGACGCCCCGTTCCACTTGTCCGTCTCGGCGTCCATCTCGTTCGTGACCATCTTCATCTCGAGTCCGGTTTTGGCaatcttttcctgctcctccgAGTCGAGGCGCGTTGGCTTCAGGGGTTTCGATGTGGTTCCATGTTTCTTTAGAAGAGGAAAAGAATTTCAATCGAGTTAGAGAATTAGAGAAATAAAGGTTGAAATGGTCATGAATTTTACCCCCGGTCTCGGAAGACTTAGATACTCGGTGGTTTTGTCGGCCTTCGTCGTCGCCTGGGCCAGGTCGATGACCTCCTTGGTGATGGTGGTGACGTCCGTCGACAGCCACTGCCACATGTCGACAAACACCTCCAGGTTCTCCTTGGCGATCTTGCTCTGCGGGTGGGACGTGAGGGCGCGGGCCGCCGTGATGACCTGCGGCCCGTAGATCCGCACGTTGATCTCGGTGAACTTGGCCTGCACCTGGAGCGTCTCCGTCAGCGCGATCTGCCGCAGCAGCTTGCAAACCTGGGCAATGACAAGTGGGATCGTTTGAAGATCTGCAGGGTTAGTCGGGGGGAAGAACTTACCTCCAGCACATGATCGATGTGCTCGTGAAACCGGTCGGCACACTCCTGCAATCGATCGATCTCCTGGTTTAAGGCAATGTTCCTGAGCGAGTTGGCAATGTCGATGCCGGACTTGATGATGTGGGTCAGCTCCGCTGACTGCTCCTGGGCCGACATCGTGAGCTGCGTCGTGAGGTCGTGGGCCGCCGTCAGTACGGCCTCGATCGCGCCCTCCACGTCGTACGACGCGTTCGGATACTGCTCCATGCTGACCGCGATCCGCATCAGCTGGTTCAGCTCCAGCTTGGCCCGGTCGCACAGCAGCAGGATGTTCTCCCGGTGGTCGTGGCTCGTGTACGCCGAGTCCGTAAAGTCCTGAGTCTTCTCGCACACCTTGTCCAGCGCCGCCAACAGCTGCTCCCGGGTGTCCGACGAGAATATTGAGATCCCTAACTATAAGAGAAATGAGTTACTGCTGCTGTCACCCCAAATTCATCACCAAACACTCACATCAGCTTTATTGTCATATTTGGGGAACTCCCGTTCCCTAGTACTATACTCTCTGGAATGGCCAATGGAATTTCGGTCCCGGTCGCGTTCGCTGTTCCGCCTCGTCAGCTCCCGCCGCGCTCGGTCGTACTCGATGCCCGTTTCCTTGTCGCGGAGCCCGGTCGGTGAGATGCACGTGTCCTTCCCCACGCCACCGGGTGGTCCTACCCCGCTCGAGGGCCCCACACCGGGGCCACCGTTACCTCCGCCGCCACCACCTTGCTGTTTACTGCGCCGTGCCTCCACGTACTCCGGCCGGGACATCTCGATGAGGCGCGAAAAGTGCCGCAGGCAGGTGAAGGCCGTCGCTCGTTCCGAGTCCCACTCGGGGACCTATCATGCAAATGTTAAAGGCATTAGAAATCaaattgaaaaccaaaaaagtcgAAACTCACCTGTCGCAGGGCGTTCCGCTCGGAGGCCGTCTCGAGGATGCCGTCCTTGACGACGTAGTGGATGAGGTCCATCGCGCGCCGCATCTGGCAGAAGACGGTGTCGCGGTTCTCCTTGGAGTGGGCACACTCCGGGTGCCGCATGCACgtctgcaaaattgaatttgaaatgggGGGACAGGGGAAGGTTAGAACGCACTAATTAACAGCGGGCCAGATCGTTCTGTGTGGCGCTAATCGCAGGCTATAAATTTCGAAACACGCCCATCGATCAATTTGAGACGAAGGCACCATGTGCGTTTGAGGTTAGGTTTGGTTTTGAGCAGGGGTTGTCATTTTTGCtgttgaaaacatcaaatttgtaaatgaaaaataaaataattatggaGAAAGTGTAATTGTTGGATAATATTTGTACTAACTGAAGTAATAAAAatttttaatagatttttgaaacaataagaAATTTATGCTGTATGCTGTAATTTTCTGCGTGCAATCATGCTAATGTGCTTTTAAACGCAGGCAAgtacatttttaattcttttctgtttaaaattttgtgtttttttttttttactttggatgaaactttatcaactcacaaaaaatgccgcaaagttctgaaaaattttaaattaagtttttaagagaaaaaaaatgaatttattccaaaatattatttgacatcaaattagagagtcaaaagttttcacagaAATTTCcaaagtgcactgtttttaaGACACGTCACTACAAGTTTAatttcggcaatttttttttattattccatTTTGAAAATGGCTTTAATGAGTAtcaatttctgataatattattttgaagttcagaaaattaccAATACATTTGTTTTTGGATCTCTGGTTGCAGAGAtacaattgataaaaaaaaagttatgttagcAAAGTCTCACAAAAAACCTCTCATCTTTAAAATGCTTGAATCACagcaaaaaatg
Protein-coding sequences here:
- the LOC6039660 gene encoding alpha-catulin isoform X3; the encoded protein is MATTYGDPGQISNLVQHRSEAHQHTSERTLRAIGRVGQAVNLAVERFVTVGETIADDNPEIKQDMYDACKEARAAGSSIERLCDIAATDPVVGYAPRPNPIDDRGPMIRAARTLLSSVTRVLLLADIVVVKQLLLAKDRVARTLGRLESVANFTEFVKAFSVFGAEMVELAHVTGNRQNDLKDERRRAQMSSARQVLERSTMMLLTSSKTCMRHPECAHSKENRDTVFCQMRRAMDLIHYVVKDGILETASERNALRQVPEWDSERATAFTCLRHFSRLIEMSRPEYVEARRSKQQGGGGGGNGGPGVGPSSGVGPPGGVGKDTCISPTGLRDKETGIEYDRARRELTRRNSERDRDRNSIGHSREYSTREREFPKYDNKADLGISIFSSDTREQLLAALDKVCEKTQDFTDSAYTSHDHRENILLLCDRAKLELNQLMRIAVSMEQYPNASYDVEGAIEAVLTAAHDLTTQLTMSAQEQSAELTHIIKSGIDIANSLRNIALNQEIDRLQECADRFHEHIDHVLEVCKLLRQIALTETLQVQAKFTEINVRIYGPQVITAARALTSHPQSKIAKENLEVFVDMWQWLSTDVTTITKEVIDLAQATTKADKTTEYLSLPRPGKHGTTSKPLKPTRLDSEEQEKIAKTGLEMKMVTNEMDAETDKWNGASEENNDIVKRAKNMSAMAFSMYQFTKGEGTLRTTQDLFTQAEYFAEEANRLYKVVRQFSYQVPAGAPKKELLEHLDKVPTYVQTLQFTVKDPTVGKAATFVKVDHVINETKNLMNVISKVVSTCFECASKIFELTGMPFDNRLISVPTVVSPLEPTLSRKSSKDKVTTAGSPGSGGSSGSSPSGAAPRDRRRLLLAKYR
- the LOC6039660 gene encoding alpha-catulin isoform X2, which gives rise to MSSTTCFKCDSMNDADEIITRGVSVGESPTKSDIRNGGHHPEDGVSIRRRSTSNSSVNRRTAGHGSREPSANSNSAPATHHNTHNSAERSHAKVCVGTRCNISNLVQHRSEAHQHTSERTLRAIGRVGQAVNLAVERFVTVGETIADDNPEIKQDMYDACKEARAAGSSIERLCDIAATDPVVGYAPRPNPIDDRGPMIRAARTLLSSVTRVLLLADIVVVKQLLLAKDRVARTLGRLESVANFTEFVKAFSVFGAEMVELAHVTGNRQNDLKDERRRAQMSSARQVLERSTMMLLTSSKTCMRHPECAHSKENRDTVFCQMRRAMDLIHYVVKDGILETASERNALRQVPEWDSERATAFTCLRHFSRLIEMSRPEYVEARRSKQQGGGGGGNGGPGVGPSSGVGPPGGVGKDTCISPTGLRDKETGIEYDRARRELTRRNSERDRDRNSIGHSREYSTREREFPKYDNKADLGISIFSSDTREQLLAALDKVCEKTQDFTDSAYTSHDHRENILLLCDRAKLELNQLMRIAVSMEQYPNASYDVEGAIEAVLTAAHDLTTQLTMSAQEQSAELTHIIKSGIDIANSLRNIALNQEIDRLQECADRFHEHIDHVLEVCKLLRQIALTETLQVQAKFTEINVRIYGPQVITAARALTSHPQSKIAKENLEVFVDMWQWLSTDVTTITKEVIDLAQATTKADKTTEYLSLPRPGKHGTTSKPLKPTRLDSEEQEKIAKTGLEMKMVTNEMDAETDKWNGASEENNDIVKRAKNMSAMAFSMYQFTKGEGTLRTTQDLFTQAEYFAEEANRLYKVVRQFSYQVPAGAPKKELLEHLDKVPTYVQTLQFTVKDPTVGKAATFVKVDHVINETKNLMNVISKVVSTCFECASKYKLDFSGLAGRAASGGARDEDGSSGLQEGKGTTSSTEASM